One window from the genome of Rariglobus hedericola encodes:
- a CDS encoding carbohydrate ABC transporter permease, translating into MAFPISRQKALREWKLYFLIVPSLLLVVTFSYFPAASAIYHSFFDWAGGETKQLIGLDNFKRAFGDQVLWGSFKTVSILIVFNLFKMIPSIIMAVLIHRVKSDRWQYLYRVMLVVPMIVPSLVTLFIWKFFFDPNMGVLNNILDFTGIKTLLVSLDQVFGWGLFFENAPIGWLSQPDLILPSLFIWGFPWIGAVGVLIYLAGLQSIGQEIYEAAELDGVGPFKKFIYIELPLILTQVRLSLVLLVIGTLQGYGLQLLLLGESGGAGGRGMVPGLWMYNKAFVAGEFGYACAVGMILFVFILLLTFLNNKYVRVDK; encoded by the coding sequence ATGGCATTCCCCATTTCCCGACAGAAAGCTTTGCGCGAGTGGAAACTCTATTTCCTCATCGTGCCCTCGCTGCTGCTCGTCGTAACCTTTTCTTACTTCCCTGCGGCCAGTGCCATTTACCACAGTTTTTTTGATTGGGCCGGTGGCGAGACCAAGCAGTTGATCGGTTTGGACAACTTCAAGCGCGCGTTCGGAGACCAAGTGCTCTGGGGCTCGTTTAAGACGGTTTCTATCCTGATCGTTTTCAATCTCTTCAAGATGATCCCTTCGATCATCATGGCCGTGCTCATCCATCGCGTGAAAAGCGACCGGTGGCAGTATCTTTACCGTGTCATGCTCGTGGTGCCGATGATCGTGCCGAGCCTGGTGACGCTCTTCATCTGGAAATTCTTTTTCGATCCGAACATGGGTGTGTTGAATAACATCCTCGATTTTACCGGCATCAAGACCCTGCTCGTATCGCTCGACCAAGTGTTTGGTTGGGGGCTGTTTTTTGAAAACGCCCCGATTGGCTGGCTTTCGCAACCGGACTTGATCCTGCCTTCGCTCTTCATCTGGGGCTTCCCTTGGATCGGTGCGGTGGGCGTGCTCATCTACCTCGCCGGTTTGCAGTCGATCGGCCAGGAAATCTACGAAGCCGCCGAGCTGGATGGCGTCGGTCCTTTTAAGAAATTTATCTACATCGAACTGCCGCTGATTCTCACGCAGGTGCGTCTTTCCCTCGTGCTGCTGGTGATCGGCACGCTGCAGGGTTACGGCTTGCAGCTGTTGCTCCTTGGCGAGTCCGGCGGCGCGGGCGGCCGTGGCATGGTTCCCGGCTTGTGGATGTATAACAAAGCGTTCGTGGCCGGTGAATTCGGTTACGCGTGCGCGGTGGGCATGATCCTCTTCGTGTTCATTCTCCTGCTGACTTTCCTAAATAACAAATACGTGAGGGTGGACAAATAA
- a CDS encoding zinc-binding dehydrogenase produces the protein MRAVHLTAINALSIVEIPAPEPVAGEARVRLKAAALNHRDVWIKLGQYAGLKFPAQPGSDGAGVVESVGAGVDPVWVGSEVIINPSFGWGAQERAQSPDFTILGLPRDGTLAEVISVPVTQLAVKPSHLSWTEAAALPLAGLTAYRALFSRAAVRPGEKVLISGVGGGVALFALQFAVAHGAQVYVTSGSDEKIAKAIQLGAAGGFNYTHTGWAKTAVHAGHAFDVIVDSAGGDGFESLVDLAAPGGRLVFFGATRGNPPVLPMRKIFWRQLSLLGTTMGSPGDWEAMMVLVDRHRIVPVVSDTFPLTEAEAAFDLMEKGGQFGKIVITFA, from the coding sequence ATGCGCGCCGTCCATCTCACCGCCATTAACGCCCTTTCTATTGTGGAGATTCCTGCTCCGGAACCGGTGGCGGGTGAAGCCCGGGTGCGGCTCAAAGCGGCCGCACTCAATCATCGCGATGTATGGATCAAACTTGGGCAATACGCCGGGCTGAAGTTTCCGGCGCAACCGGGTTCAGACGGCGCCGGCGTGGTGGAAAGCGTGGGCGCCGGAGTCGATCCCGTCTGGGTGGGCAGCGAGGTGATTATAAATCCGTCATTTGGCTGGGGGGCGCAGGAGCGCGCGCAAAGCCCCGATTTCACCATCCTCGGATTGCCGCGCGACGGCACGCTGGCCGAGGTCATTTCGGTGCCGGTGACTCAGCTCGCCGTAAAACCGTCGCATCTATCATGGACCGAGGCGGCGGCGTTACCTTTGGCAGGACTGACGGCGTATCGGGCGTTATTCAGTCGGGCGGCAGTCCGTCCCGGTGAGAAAGTGCTGATCAGCGGCGTGGGCGGCGGCGTGGCGTTGTTCGCTTTGCAATTTGCGGTCGCGCACGGCGCGCAGGTCTATGTGACCTCGGGCAGCGATGAAAAAATCGCCAAGGCCATTCAATTGGGTGCGGCGGGCGGATTTAATTATACGCACACGGGATGGGCCAAGACGGCGGTTCACGCGGGGCATGCGTTTGATGTGATCGTGGACAGCGCGGGTGGTGACGGGTTTGAGTCGCTGGTCGATCTGGCGGCGCCGGGCGGTCGCTTGGTGTTTTTTGGAGCGACGCGGGGTAATCCGCCGGTGCTACCGATGCGGAAGATTTTCTGGCGTCAGCTTTCGCTTTTGGGGACGACGATGGGCAGCCCGGGGGACTGGGAGGCAATGATGGTGTTGGTTGACCGCCACCGGATCGTGCCGGTGGTGAGCGACACGTTTCCGCTGACCGAGGCGGAAGCGGCTTTTGATCTGATGGAGAAGGGCGGTCAGTTCGGCAAAATCGTGATTACGTTCGCATAA
- a CDS encoding pseudouridine synthase → MLLAFNKPYGVLSQFTPEPGSAWRTLADFKLPKNVYALGRLDADSEGLLLLSDEPGLNSRLLDPKNAHRREYWVHVEGVPSDTALAQLAGGVKIGDHLTLPAQARRLDPAPAIPPRDPPVRFRKTVPDSWIAIELIEGKNRQVRRMTAAVGHPTLRLVRARIGTLELGQLKAGAWRELTPAERTAVFG, encoded by the coding sequence GTGCTCCTCGCATTCAACAAACCTTACGGCGTGCTTTCCCAGTTCACGCCCGAGCCCGGCTCGGCCTGGCGCACGCTGGCCGACTTCAAGCTCCCTAAAAACGTCTATGCGCTCGGCCGTCTCGACGCCGATTCCGAGGGTCTGCTCCTGCTCTCCGACGAACCCGGATTAAACTCCCGCTTGCTTGATCCCAAAAACGCCCACCGCCGCGAATACTGGGTGCACGTTGAAGGAGTGCCCTCCGACACCGCTCTCGCTCAACTCGCCGGTGGCGTAAAAATCGGCGACCACCTCACCCTGCCCGCGCAAGCCCGCCGGCTCGATCCCGCACCGGCCATCCCGCCTCGCGATCCACCGGTTCGCTTTCGTAAAACCGTCCCCGACTCCTGGATCGCGATTGAATTGATCGAGGGCAAAAACCGCCAGGTGCGCCGTATGACTGCTGCCGTGGGCCATCCCACCCTCCGCTTGGTGCGCGCGCGGATCGGCACACTTGAATTGGGCCAGTTAAAAGCCGGGGCATGGCGTGAGCTCACCCCGGCCGAACGCACCGCAGTCTTTGGTTAA
- a CDS encoding NAD(P)H-dependent oxidoreductase, producing MTTIPTGQLLDALKWRYATKKFDAQKKIPAETWTALEESLVLSPSSFGAQPWKFIVVDNAELRAKLVSCSWGQTQVAEASHLVIFVFKTNLDEAHIDRYMERTAEVRGITTEAMAPFKKVIMGSLDGARAKGFLDTWQSRQVYIALGQFMASAALLGIDTCPMEGIEPAKYDELLGLTGTGYTTLCACPAGYRAADDKYAALPKVRFPIADVITHI from the coding sequence ATGACTACCATTCCGACCGGCCAGTTGCTCGATGCTTTGAAATGGCGCTACGCCACCAAGAAGTTTGATGCGCAAAAAAAGATACCTGCTGAAACCTGGACCGCGCTCGAGGAATCACTCGTGTTGTCGCCGTCGTCCTTTGGCGCTCAACCGTGGAAGTTTATCGTCGTCGATAATGCCGAGCTTCGCGCGAAATTGGTTTCCTGTTCGTGGGGACAAACGCAGGTCGCGGAGGCCTCGCATCTAGTGATTTTTGTTTTCAAGACGAACCTCGATGAGGCGCATATCGACCGTTACATGGAGCGCACTGCCGAGGTGCGCGGAATCACAACGGAAGCGATGGCACCTTTCAAAAAGGTGATCATGGGCAGTCTCGATGGCGCACGCGCCAAGGGGTTTCTGGATACATGGCAATCGCGTCAGGTTTACATCGCGCTGGGACAGTTCATGGCGTCGGCCGCTTTGTTGGGGATCGATACCTGCCCGATGGAAGGCATCGAGCCAGCCAAGTATGACGAGCTGCTCGGACTGACGGGAACTGGCTACACGACGCTGTGTGCGTGTCCGGCGGGTTATCGCGCTGCGGATGATAAATACGCGGCGCTGCCCAAGGTGCGTTTCCCGATCGCGGATGTGATCACGCACATCTGA
- a CDS encoding alkene reductase, whose product MSQLHTPLRAGAFNLRNRIVMAPLTRCRAGAGRVPTLLMAEYYRQRASAGLIISEATAVDPMGVGYPDTPGIWSQEQVEGWKTVTKAVHEAGGLIVLQLWHVGRISHPVYLNGAQPVAPSAIAAAGHVSLLRPYQDFPVPRALTLAEIDGVIEAYRRGAQNAKDAGFDGVEIHGANGYLLDQFLQDGTNTRTDNYGGSIENRARLMLAAVDAAVSVWGADRVGLHLAPRSDSHDMKDSNPAETFGYVAREAGRRGLAFLCAREGEAEPRLGPALKKAFGGVFIANQGFTAESAEAEIAAGNADAVAWGKLFIANPDLPERFSTGAALNAPDSGTFYSNGEAGDRSRGYTDYPALA is encoded by the coding sequence ATGTCCCAGCTTCACACACCTTTGCGCGCGGGCGCGTTCAACCTTCGCAATCGTATCGTCATGGCTCCGCTCACGCGCTGCCGTGCAGGCGCCGGCCGCGTGCCGACCCTGCTCATGGCGGAGTATTACCGCCAGCGGGCGTCCGCGGGTTTGATTATTTCCGAGGCTACGGCGGTCGACCCGATGGGCGTGGGTTATCCGGACACTCCGGGAATCTGGTCCCAAGAACAGGTCGAAGGTTGGAAGACGGTCACGAAGGCCGTGCACGAAGCGGGCGGATTGATCGTCTTGCAGCTCTGGCATGTCGGACGCATTTCGCATCCGGTTTATCTGAACGGTGCGCAGCCGGTCGCTCCGAGCGCGATTGCCGCAGCGGGCCATGTGAGCCTGTTGCGCCCCTATCAGGATTTCCCCGTGCCGCGTGCGCTGACGCTGGCGGAAATTGACGGTGTGATTGAGGCTTATCGCCGTGGTGCGCAAAACGCGAAGGATGCCGGTTTCGATGGCGTAGAAATTCATGGGGCCAACGGTTATTTGCTCGATCAGTTTTTACAGGACGGAACGAATACACGCACGGACAACTACGGCGGTTCGATCGAGAATCGTGCGCGGTTGATGCTGGCCGCGGTGGATGCCGCGGTTTCGGTGTGGGGCGCGGATCGTGTGGGTCTGCATCTCGCTCCGCGCAGTGACAGCCACGATATGAAGGATTCGAACCCGGCGGAGACGTTCGGTTATGTTGCCCGTGAAGCCGGGCGGCGGGGACTTGCTTTCTTGTGCGCACGCGAAGGTGAGGCGGAGCCCCGACTCGGACCGGCGTTGAAGAAGGCGTTTGGCGGGGTGTTTATTGCCAATCAGGGGTTCACCGCCGAAAGCGCGGAAGCGGAGATTGCCGCCGGCAATGCTGATGCGGTGGCGTGGGGAAAGCTCTTCATTGCCAATCCTGATTTACCGGAGCGGTTTAGCACCGGGGCTGCACTGAACGCGCCGGATAGCGGCACGTTTTATAGTAATGGCGAGGCGGGAGATCGCAGCCGTGGTTATACCGATTATCCCGCGTTGGCGTAA
- a CDS encoding TetR/AcrR family transcriptional regulator — protein sequence MGRTSDASERLMTAALDLMWEESYGAVTIDDICQRAKVKKGSFYYFYESKSDLAVAALELNSNNQRALWDEHFSPAVHPLDRIRARCAYSYQKQVDIKVRTGKVLGCPLCSVGSEICNQDERIREKIQEILARNAKYWETAIRDAQELGLIGAGDPAAKARCALAYYAGMITQARIHNDAEMLRDLGEQVLAHLHAKCPEAQVA from the coding sequence ATGGGTAGAACCAGTGATGCCAGCGAACGTCTGATGACCGCCGCCCTCGACCTGATGTGGGAAGAGAGCTATGGCGCGGTCACGATCGACGACATCTGCCAGCGCGCGAAGGTCAAAAAAGGCAGCTTTTACTACTTCTACGAATCTAAGTCCGATCTCGCCGTGGCTGCGTTGGAGCTGAATTCCAACAACCAACGCGCTCTTTGGGACGAACATTTTTCGCCGGCGGTTCATCCGCTGGATCGCATTCGTGCGCGCTGCGCCTACAGCTATCAGAAGCAGGTCGATATCAAGGTGCGCACGGGCAAGGTTCTGGGTTGTCCGCTCTGTTCGGTAGGCTCCGAGATTTGCAACCAGGACGAACGTATTCGCGAAAAAATACAGGAAATCCTGGCGCGAAACGCGAAGTATTGGGAGACGGCTATCCGCGATGCGCAGGAACTCGGACTGATCGGCGCGGGCGACCCTGCGGCCAAGGCGCGTTGTGCGCTGGCGTATTACGCCGGCATGATCACGCAGGCCCGCATTCATAATGATGCGGAGATGCTCCGCGATCTGGGCGAACAGGTGCTGGCGCATTTACACGCCAAGTGCCCCGAGGCGCAGGTGGCCTGA
- a CDS encoding bile acid:sodium symporter family protein, whose translation MRLKFDWFLVGMAVAVALAWVFPAAGAPGGWLHPELVNKLGVAVIFFLNGVSLSFVAMKAGASRWPVHIVVQSTTYVIFPLVGMLMMLVPSQWMAPELAIGFFYLCVVPSTVSSSVVMTAAARGNVPVAVFNATLSSVIGIFVTPLLIGWWLHTDGAGIPLGKVILDLLLWLLLPLALGQACRPWLKEWAVKNKKLINKIDRSTILFIIYTSFCDSIVRGVWSGKSEAVITAVLGSVVLFYVVFYAVSAISKTAGFNAPDRIAAIFCGSKKSIAAGVPMAQLIFAGDPRLGLILLPLMIYHPLQLVICGVLAGRWERRTGDDLRETA comes from the coding sequence ATGCGTTTGAAATTCGATTGGTTTCTGGTGGGCATGGCGGTGGCGGTGGCGCTGGCCTGGGTTTTCCCGGCGGCGGGCGCGCCCGGTGGCTGGTTGCATCCGGAGTTGGTCAACAAGCTCGGCGTCGCGGTGATCTTTTTCCTCAACGGTGTTTCGTTGTCGTTTGTGGCGATGAAAGCCGGGGCGAGCCGTTGGCCGGTGCACATAGTCGTGCAGTCGACCACCTACGTGATTTTTCCGCTGGTGGGCATGCTGATGATGCTGGTGCCGTCGCAGTGGATGGCTCCGGAGCTGGCGATCGGCTTCTTTTATTTATGCGTCGTGCCCTCGACGGTTTCATCCTCGGTGGTGATGACGGCGGCGGCGCGGGGCAACGTGCCGGTCGCAGTGTTCAATGCGACGCTCTCGAGTGTGATTGGTATTTTCGTGACACCGCTGTTGATCGGCTGGTGGCTGCACACGGATGGCGCGGGTATCCCGCTGGGCAAGGTGATCCTTGATCTGTTACTGTGGCTCTTGCTGCCGTTGGCGCTCGGGCAGGCGTGCCGCCCGTGGCTGAAAGAGTGGGCGGTGAAAAACAAGAAGCTGATCAACAAGATCGATCGCAGCACGATCCTGTTCATTATTTATACGTCGTTTTGCGATTCGATCGTGCGCGGCGTGTGGTCGGGAAAAAGCGAGGCGGTCATCACGGCGGTATTGGGTTCGGTGGTGTTGTTCTATGTGGTTTTTTACGCGGTGAGCGCGATTTCCAAGACGGCGGGATTCAATGCGCCGGACCGGATCGCCGCGATTTTTTGCGGTTCGAAGAAGTCGATCGCGGCGGGCGTGCCGATGGCGCAGTTGATTTTTGCCGGTGATCCGCGGTTGGGGCTCATTCTCCTGCCGCTGATGATCTATCACCCGTTGCAACTGGTGATTTGCGGGGTTCTGGCGGGGCGCTGGGAGCGACGGACAGGTGACGATTTACGAGAGACGGCTTGA
- the murJ gene encoding murein biosynthesis integral membrane protein MurJ, whose amino-acid sequence MSKNLKHIGIVASATLVSRVLGLGRDMLTTAVFGAGALNSAFVTAFTLPNLFRRLLGEGALTAALVPTLHDEMQKKQREGAFALVSQVASWLLIITVSVVVVAMIALSQAGHLAKAAVDWGVSEGTTQRWLQGADLAVVLFPYMIFVCLAAAFSAALQTLNRFLEPALSPIWLNLSMISLLAGAAYLGWADDLNGAMRWLCAGVLIGGFLQMVVPAVALMREGWRPRFDLGASDPLRGIVRLMVPTLFGSAIYLVNMAVSRMVGLSLNDAAASVLNLATRLMELPIGVFAIAVSTVVFPLISKYAAQGDYVNLAAAYRKGMRFILLINTPAAVGLAVLAPAIIRLLFQRGAFTADDTKLMVPIMAVFALGLPFFSFVNLVLRAFYAQKDTTTPVRAACISFVVNLGLSFALMGPLSTVGLAIASNVAVVVQAWYLQVHLARKQQSLAFHHLAKDAAKVLLASLLMGAVVAAGWWVRSRFASPALFIDAVALAVLIVLGASVYAGLVWVFRVEGRDEVSALLQRRIKGSK is encoded by the coding sequence GTGTCCAAGAACCTCAAACACATCGGCATCGTGGCGTCGGCGACTCTGGTGTCGCGCGTGCTCGGTCTGGGCCGGGACATGCTGACGACGGCGGTGTTCGGTGCGGGTGCGTTGAATTCGGCGTTTGTGACGGCGTTTACGCTCCCGAATTTGTTTCGACGTCTGCTGGGCGAAGGCGCGCTGACGGCGGCGTTGGTGCCGACGTTGCACGACGAGATGCAGAAAAAGCAGCGCGAAGGTGCGTTTGCGTTGGTGAGCCAGGTGGCGAGCTGGCTGCTGATTATTACGGTGAGTGTCGTGGTGGTGGCGATGATTGCGCTGAGCCAGGCGGGCCATCTGGCCAAGGCGGCGGTGGACTGGGGCGTGTCGGAGGGAACGACTCAACGCTGGCTGCAAGGCGCGGATCTCGCCGTAGTGCTTTTCCCTTACATGATTTTTGTGTGTCTGGCCGCGGCGTTCAGCGCGGCGTTGCAGACGTTGAATCGCTTTTTGGAACCGGCGCTTTCGCCGATCTGGCTGAACCTGTCGATGATCTCGCTGCTGGCGGGCGCGGCCTATCTGGGTTGGGCGGATGATCTGAACGGGGCGATGCGCTGGTTGTGCGCAGGCGTGTTGATCGGCGGATTTTTGCAGATGGTGGTGCCGGCGGTGGCGTTGATGCGTGAAGGTTGGCGTCCGCGGTTTGATTTGGGGGCCAGCGATCCGCTGCGCGGCATCGTGCGCTTGATGGTGCCCACGCTGTTCGGCTCGGCGATCTACCTCGTGAACATGGCGGTGTCGCGCATGGTGGGGCTTTCGCTCAACGACGCGGCGGCGTCGGTGTTGAACCTGGCAACGCGCTTGATGGAACTGCCGATCGGGGTGTTTGCCATCGCGGTGTCGACGGTGGTGTTTCCGTTGATTTCGAAATATGCGGCGCAGGGCGATTACGTGAATCTGGCTGCCGCTTATCGGAAAGGCATGCGGTTTATCCTGCTGATCAATACACCGGCGGCGGTCGGGCTGGCGGTGCTGGCGCCGGCGATCATCCGGCTGCTGTTTCAACGCGGGGCGTTCACGGCGGATGATACGAAGTTGATGGTGCCAATCATGGCCGTGTTTGCGCTGGGACTGCCGTTTTTCTCATTCGTGAATCTGGTGCTGCGCGCGTTCTATGCGCAGAAGGACACGACGACTCCGGTGCGGGCGGCGTGTATCAGTTTTGTGGTTAATCTCGGACTGAGCTTCGCGTTGATGGGACCGCTGTCCACGGTGGGCTTGGCCATCGCGAGCAATGTAGCGGTCGTGGTGCAAGCCTGGTATTTGCAGGTGCATCTGGCGCGCAAACAGCAGTCACTGGCGTTTCATCATCTCGCCAAGGATGCGGCGAAGGTGTTGCTGGCGAGTTTGCTGATGGGCGCGGTGGTGGCGGCAGGCTGGTGGGTGCGCAGCCGGTTTGCGTCACCGGCCTTGTTCATCGATGCGGTCGCCTTGGCGGTGCTGATCGTCCTGGGCGCGAGTGTTTATGCAGGACTGGTCTGGGTATTCAGAGTGGAAGGACGCGATGAGGTGTCGGCTCTGTTGCAAAGACGGATAAAGGGCTCCAAATAG
- a CDS encoding phosphate acyltransferase gives MPIVPKLVEKLQRHPKRIVFPEGGDPRILQAARQWVTKRMGAPILLGDRAAIKAAAAKLDINLQGMRIIEPERSEEFEALAVQLEQIRRIKGLRSTEAREALKNTSYYATMMLVTGQADALVSGATASAASGLRPIFQIVPRFEHVQTASSLIVLDFDEKKVGSDGSLFLADCGVIPEPTAEQLCDIAISTAMIARHLTGETPRVAMLSYASKSASNHPSLIKVRQATELARARARSAFLDLEIDGELQVDAALDAVVADMKGVTSSVAGKANVLVFPDLNSGNIAFKLVHALAGANAYGQILTGLTKPAAEISRGASAHDVFGAAAIVGCQAIDRRLLFGSA, from the coding sequence ATGCCCATCGTCCCGAAGCTCGTTGAGAAACTCCAGCGCCACCCCAAGCGCATCGTTTTCCCTGAAGGCGGAGACCCCCGCATTCTTCAAGCCGCCCGCCAATGGGTGACCAAGCGTATGGGTGCCCCCATCCTGCTCGGCGATCGTGCCGCCATCAAAGCCGCCGCCGCCAAGCTCGATATCAATCTCCAGGGCATGCGCATCATCGAACCCGAGCGCAGTGAAGAGTTCGAAGCGCTTGCCGTGCAGCTCGAACAGATCCGCCGCATCAAGGGCCTGCGCAGCACCGAAGCCCGCGAAGCGCTCAAAAACACGAGCTACTACGCGACCATGATGCTCGTTACCGGCCAGGCCGATGCGCTCGTCTCCGGCGCCACCGCCAGCGCCGCCAGCGGCCTCCGTCCTATTTTCCAAATCGTGCCGCGCTTCGAGCACGTTCAGACCGCCTCTTCGCTCATCGTCCTCGATTTTGATGAGAAAAAGGTCGGCAGCGACGGTTCTCTCTTCCTCGCCGATTGCGGCGTCATCCCCGAGCCCACCGCCGAGCAGCTTTGCGACATCGCCATCTCGACCGCGATGATCGCCCGCCATCTCACCGGCGAAACGCCGCGCGTGGCCATGCTCAGCTATGCCTCGAAGAGCGCGTCCAACCATCCTTCGCTCATCAAGGTCCGCCAGGCCACCGAGCTCGCCCGCGCCCGCGCCCGTTCCGCGTTTCTCGATCTTGAAATCGACGGCGAACTCCAGGTGGACGCCGCTCTCGACGCGGTTGTCGCCGACATGAAGGGCGTCACCAGCTCGGTCGCCGGCAAGGCCAACGTGCTTGTGTTCCCCGACCTCAACTCGGGCAACATCGCCTTCAAGCTCGTCCACGCCCTCGCCGGTGCGAACGCCTACGGCCAGATTCTCACCGGCCTCACCAAGCCGGCCGCCGAGATCAGCCGCGGTGCCAGCGCCCATGATGTTTTTGGCGCCGCCGCCATCGTCGGCTGCCAGGCCATCGACCGTCGCTTGCTGTTCGGCTCCGCTTAA